Proteins encoded by one window of Arachis ipaensis cultivar K30076 chromosome B04, Araip1.1, whole genome shotgun sequence:
- the LOC110271538 gene encoding uric acid degradation bifunctional protein TTL-like, with product METLDVYYSLVTIDPPRKWKLEERDLFLCGSSVLFCKAVEEASPFSSLEHATSFARDLWFNTLPVQSWLDAFSAHMDIGDAITIAHREIRTVRCLMSARKRGLLQFGTKYRKKFGFGFVTSTNLFLLQQIQEEVKYLVADSRLADLGIRSFQRYDLTRLSYYLLLFIAYC from the exons ATGGAAACACTTGATGTATATTACTCATTAGTTACAATTGATCCACCTAGAAAAT GGAAATTAGAAGAGAGGGACCTCTTTCTTTGCGGCTCTAGTGTCTTATTTTGCAAGGCGGTGGAAGAGGCCTCCCCGTTCTCTTCACTGGAGCACGCAACATCATTCGCAAGAGACCTGTGGTTCAACACATTACCAGTTCAGTCAtggctggatgcattctcagcaCACATGGACATAGGTGATGCTATTACTATAGCGCATAGAGAAATTAGGACAGTACGATGTCTTATGTCTGCTCGCAAAAGG GGATTGCTTCAATTCGGAACAAAGTACCGCAAGAAATTCGGATTCGGGTTCGTAACTAGCACGAACCTATTTCTTTTGCAACAAATACAGGAGGAGGTGAAG TATCTAGTTGCTGACAGCCGGTTAGCTGATCTTGGAATAAGATCTTTCCAAAG GTATGATTTGACAAGGCTATCATATTATTTGCTTCTTTTTATTGCATACTGTTGA